A DNA window from Pithys albifrons albifrons isolate INPA30051 chromosome 7, PitAlb_v1, whole genome shotgun sequence contains the following coding sequences:
- the LOC139673853 gene encoding class I histocompatibility antigen, F10 alpha chain-like isoform X1, with amino-acid sequence MAPALGLGALLGFLGLLGAPGGPTEVLHSLRYQHMTVSEPSPGVPQFLAVGFLDGIPFMRYDSERGRVEPQTPWMEKGPEPGFWDGQTKIAEVHQHWAADSLETLRVRYNQSRGLHTLQWVSGCDLLSDGTVQGSDRYGYDGRDFLASELGSKNFVAADVAAQVTKRKGEHERIEVEQWTKFLGLTCPEWLQIFIRYGQEALERKEPPDVHVSGKEEHGILTLSCHAYGFYPGIIGISWMKGDEIRDQEMEWGGVVPNSDGTFHSRARIKALPGEWEQYRCRVEHAGMPEPGIFTWEPESNWNSTPVVVALSVIAAIIIISLMGFGVWKLQSGNRERNGYNTTPMIADV; translated from the exons ATGGCCCCAGCGCTGGGTCTGGGGGCGCTCCTGGGGttcctggggctcctgggggctCCGGGGGGGCCGACGGAGG TTCTCCACTCCCTGCGGTACCAGCACATGACGGTGTCAGAGCCCAGCCCGGGGGTCCCCCAATTCCTGGCCGTGGGATTCCTGGATGGGATCCCCTTTATGCGCTATGACAGCGAGCGGGGCCGTGTGGAGCCACAGACGCCGTGGATGGAGAAGGGACCCGAGCCGGGATTTTGGGATGGACAGACCAAGATCGCTGAGgtgcaccagcactgggctgccGACAGCCTGGAGACACTGCGGGTCCGGTACAACCAGAGCAGGG GTCTCCACACACTGCAGTGGGTTTCTGGCTGTGACCTCCTGTCCGATGGGACTGTCCAGGGATCGGACCGGTATGGCTACGACGGGCGGGATTTCCTCGCCTCCGAGCTGGGATCCAAGAACTTTGTGGCGGCCGACGTCGCTGCCCAGGTCACCAAGAGGAAAGGGGAACACGAACGGATCGAGGTGGAGCAGTGGACAAAATTCCTGGGGCTCACCTGTCCAGAATGGCTCCAGATATTCATCAGATACGGGCAGGAGGCGCTGGAGCGCAAAG AGCCCCCTGATGTCCATGTCTCCGGCAAAGAGGAACACGGGATCCTGACGTTGTCCTGCCACGCGTACGGATTCTACCCTGGGATCATCGGGATCAGCTGGATGAAAGGGGATGAAATCCGGGATCAGGAGATGGAGTGGGGCGGGGTCGTTCCCAACAGCGACGGCACCTTCCACAGCCGGGCCAGGATCAAGGCGCTGCCGGGGGAGTGGGAGCAGTACCGGTGCCGGGTGGAGCACGCCGGGATGCCGGAGCCCGGGATCTTCACCTGGG AGCCAGAATCCAACTGGAATTCCACCCCAGTGGTGGTCGCCCTGTCCGTCATCGctgccatcatcatcatcagccTCATGGGATTCGGTGTCTGGAAGCTCCAATCCG ggaacagggagaggaatGGATACAACACAACGCCTATGA tAGCAGATGTGTGA
- the LOC139673853 gene encoding class I histocompatibility antigen, F10 alpha chain-like isoform X2, which translates to MAPALGLGALLGFLGLLGAPGGPTEVLHSLRYQHMTVSEPSPGVPQFLAVGFLDGIPFMRYDSERGRVEPQTPWMEKGPEPGFWDGQTKIAEVHQHWAADSLETLRVRYNQSRGLHTLQWVSGCDLLSDGTVQGSDRYGYDGRDFLASELGSKNFVAADVAAQVTKRKGEHERIEVEQWTKFLGLTCPEWLQIFIRYGQEALERKEPPDVHVSGKEEHGILTLSCHAYGFYPGIIGISWMKGDEIRDQEMEWGGVVPNSDGTFHSRARIKALPGEWEQYRCRVEHAGMPEPGIFTWEPESNWNSTPVVVALSVIAAIIIISLMGFGVWKLQSGNRERNGYNTTPMTDV; encoded by the exons ATGGCCCCAGCGCTGGGTCTGGGGGCGCTCCTGGGGttcctggggctcctgggggctCCGGGGGGGCCGACGGAGG TTCTCCACTCCCTGCGGTACCAGCACATGACGGTGTCAGAGCCCAGCCCGGGGGTCCCCCAATTCCTGGCCGTGGGATTCCTGGATGGGATCCCCTTTATGCGCTATGACAGCGAGCGGGGCCGTGTGGAGCCACAGACGCCGTGGATGGAGAAGGGACCCGAGCCGGGATTTTGGGATGGACAGACCAAGATCGCTGAGgtgcaccagcactgggctgccGACAGCCTGGAGACACTGCGGGTCCGGTACAACCAGAGCAGGG GTCTCCACACACTGCAGTGGGTTTCTGGCTGTGACCTCCTGTCCGATGGGACTGTCCAGGGATCGGACCGGTATGGCTACGACGGGCGGGATTTCCTCGCCTCCGAGCTGGGATCCAAGAACTTTGTGGCGGCCGACGTCGCTGCCCAGGTCACCAAGAGGAAAGGGGAACACGAACGGATCGAGGTGGAGCAGTGGACAAAATTCCTGGGGCTCACCTGTCCAGAATGGCTCCAGATATTCATCAGATACGGGCAGGAGGCGCTGGAGCGCAAAG AGCCCCCTGATGTCCATGTCTCCGGCAAAGAGGAACACGGGATCCTGACGTTGTCCTGCCACGCGTACGGATTCTACCCTGGGATCATCGGGATCAGCTGGATGAAAGGGGATGAAATCCGGGATCAGGAGATGGAGTGGGGCGGGGTCGTTCCCAACAGCGACGGCACCTTCCACAGCCGGGCCAGGATCAAGGCGCTGCCGGGGGAGTGGGAGCAGTACCGGTGCCGGGTGGAGCACGCCGGGATGCCGGAGCCCGGGATCTTCACCTGGG AGCCAGAATCCAACTGGAATTCCACCCCAGTGGTGGTCGCCCTGTCCGTCATCGctgccatcatcatcatcagccTCATGGGATTCGGTGTCTGGAAGCTCCAATCCG ggaacagggagaggaatGGATACAACACAACGCCTATGA CAGATGTGTGA
- the LOC139674245 gene encoding olfactory receptor 14C36-like encodes MSNSSSISQFLLLPLADMRQLQLLHLWLFLGIFLSALLGNGLIISAVACDHHLHTPMHFFLLNLSLTDLGCICTTVPKAMHNSLWDTTTISYTGCAAQVFSFSFFMSAEFYLLTIMCYDRYVAICKPLHYGTLLGSRACAHMAAAAWASGFLYSLLHTSNTFSLPLCQGNALSQFFCEIPQILKLSCSHSYLREIGLLLVSACITSGCFIFIDFSYVQIFRAVLRIPSEQGRHKAFSMCLPHLAVVSLFVSTVMFAYLKPASISSPSLDLALSVIYAVVPPVLNPLIYSLRNQELKDALRKMMTGCFSAARTCQFSSNAPSHSQYDASMNPVTLNVVPVFPSTICVTPVLVPTYPTPPQSIPACPAPSRSLPGIAALSRSRPRTSGFKAEFHRRAREFSQARPGGPAIRGRGGSQGVPEGIQRGPMRGP; translated from the exons atgtccaacagcagctccatcagccagttcctcctcctgccattggcagacatgcggcagctgcagctcctgcacttgtggctcttcctgggcatcttcctgtctgccctcctgggcaacggcctcatcatcagcgccgtagcctgcgaccaccacctgcacacccccatgcacttcttcctgctcaacctgtccctcacagacctgggctgcatctgcaccactgtccccaaagccatgcacaactccctctgggacaccacaaccatctcctacacaggatgtgctgcacaggtcttttccttttcctttttcatgtcAGCAGAATTTtatctcctcaccatcatgtgctacgaccgctacgttgccatctgcaaacccctgcactacgggaccctcctgggcagcagagcttgtgcccacatggcagcagctgcctgggccagtggtTTTCTCTACTCCCTGCTGCACACatccaatacattttccctgcccctgtgccagggcaatgccctgagccagttcttctgtgaaatcccacagatcctcaagctctcctgctcacattCCTACCTTAGGGAAATTGGGCTCCTTCTGGTTAGTGCCTGTATAACATcaggttgtttcattttcatagatttctcctatgtgcagatcttcagggctgtgctgaggatcccctctgagcagggacggcacaaagccttttccatgtgcctccctcacctggccgtggtctccctgtttgtcagcactgtCATGTTTGCCTACCTCAAGCCtgcctccatctcctccccatccctcgATCTGGCACTGTCAGTTATTTATGCAGTGGTTCCTCCAGTACtcaaccccctcatctacagcctgaggaaccaggagctcaaggatgccctgaggaaaatgatgactggatgcttttcagcagcaagaacctgccagttttcttct AAtgctcccagtcactcccagtatgaTGCCAGTATGAACCCAGTCACCCTCAATGTGGTCCCAGTTTTTCCAAGTACGATCTGTGTTACCCCAGTTCTGGTCCCAACCTATCCCACTCcaccccagtccatcccagcctgtcccGCTCCGTCCCGGTCCCTTCCCGGCATCGCCGCCCTTTCCCGATCCCGCCCCCGAACCAGCGGGTTTAAGGCCGAGTTTCACCGCAGGGCGCGGGAGTTCAGCCAAGCCCGGCCTGGGGGTCCCGCAATTCGTGGCCGTGGAGGGTCCCAGGGTGTCCCGGAGGGGATCCAGAGGGGTCCCATGAGGGGTCCCTAA